One Fusarium poae strain DAOMC 252244 chromosome 4, whole genome shotgun sequence DNA window includes the following coding sequences:
- the VPS1 gene encoding vacuolar protein sorting-associated protein 1 (BUSCO:9271at5125) encodes MSGSLVSQGGISDPALITLVNKLQDVFATVGVNNPIDLPQIAVVGSQSSGKSSVLENIVGRDFLPRGSGIVTRRPLVLQLINRPAESNGVSAEEVDTSNDKQANADEWGEFLHAPGQKFYDFSKIRDEISRETEAKVGKNAGISPAPINLRIYSPNVLTLTLVDLPGLTKVPVGDQPRDIERQIREMVLKHIGKSNAIILAVTAANQDLANSDGLKLAREVDPEGQRTIGVLTKVDLMDEGTDVIDILSNRVIPLRLGYVPVVNRGQRDIDNRKAINQALEAEKNFFENHKAYRNKSSYCGTPYLARKLNLILMMHIKQTLPDIKARISSSLQKYSAELESLGPSMLGNSANIVLNIITEFTNEWRTVLDGNNTELSSTELSGGARISFVFHELYSNGVKAIDPFDVVKDVDIRTILYNSSGSSPALFVGTTAFELIVKQQIKRLEDPSLKCVSLVYDELVRILSQLLGKQLYRRYPSLKEKMHGVVIAFFKKAMEPTNKLVRDLVSMESCYVNTGHPDFLNGHRAMAMVNERYNPKPVQVDPKTGKPLAGTPRAASPTVPDGENSGNSGFFGSFFAAKNKKKAAAMEAPPPTLKASGTLSERENIEVEVIKLLISSYYNIVKRTMIDMVPKAVMLNLVQFTKDEMQRELLENMYRTDTLDDLLKESDFTIRRRKECQQMVESLSKASEIVSQVQ; translated from the exons ATGAGCGGCTCCCTTGTTTCACAGGGTGGCATCTCGGATCCTGCCCTGATCAC ACTCGTGAACAAGCTTCAGGATGTTTTCGCTACTGTTGGTGTCAACAATCCTATTGACTTGCCTCAAATTGCCGTCGTAGGAAGTCAGTCGAGTGGAAAGAGTTCAGTTTTGGAGAATATCGTTGGCCGAGACTT CTTGCCCCGAGGCTCCGGTATTGTAACCCGGCGTCCCCTCGTCCTCCAACTCATCAACCGTCCCGCCGAGAGCAATGGCGTTAGCGCTGAGGAGGTTGACACCTCCAACGACAAGCAGGCCAATGCCGATGAGTGGGGAGAGTTCCTCCATGCCCCTGGACAGAAGTTCTATGACTTCTCCAAGATTCGAGACGAAATCTCACGGGAAACAGAAGCCAAGGTCGGAAAAAATGCAGGCATCTCTCCAGCTCCCATCAACCTTCGCATCTACTCCCCCAATGTCCTCACCTTGACCCTCGTCGATTTACCTGGTCTCACTAAGGTCCCTGTCGGAGACCAGCCCCGCGACATCGAGCGACAAATTCGAGAGATGGTTCTCAAGCACATCGGCAAGTCAAACGCCATCATCCTCGCAGTCACCGCTGCCAACCAAGATTTGGCCAACTCGGACGGTCTCAAACTGGCACGCGAGGTTGACCCTGAGGGACAAAGGACTATCGGTGTTCTGACCAAGGTTGATCTGATGGACGAAGGAACCGACGTTATCGATATTTTGTCCAACCGTGTCATTCCTCTCAGACTGGGCTACGTCCCTGTGGTCAATCGAGGCCAGCGAGATATCGACAACCGAAAGGCCATTAACCAGGCGCTGGAGGCCGAGAAGAATTTCTTCGAGAATCACAAGGCTTACCGCAACAAGAGCTCGTACTGCGGAACCCCTTATCTTGCCCGCAAGCTGAACCTCATTCTCATGATGCACATCAAGCAGACCCTGCCGGACATCAAGGCTCGCATCAGCAGCTCTCTTCAAAAGTACTCGGCTGAGCTGGAAAGCCTTGGCCCCTCTATGCTTGGCAATAGTGCCAACATTGTTCTCAACATTATCACAGAGTTTACCAATGAGTGGCGAACAGTTCTAGATGGTAACAACACTGAGCTGTCGAGCACTGAGCTTTCAGGTGGTGCCCGTATCAGTTTTGTCTTTCACGAGCTGTACTCCAATGGTGTCAAGGCCATCGATCCGTTTGACGTCGTGAAGGATGTCGACATCCGCACAATTCTCTACAACTCTTCTGGTTCTTCTCCAGCTCTCTTTGTGGGCACTACCGCCTTTGAGCTGATTGTAAAGCAGCAGATCAAGCGCTTGGAAGACCCCAGCTTGAAGTGTGTATCCCTTGTTTACGACGAGTTGGTGCGAATTCTCTCGCAGCTCCTCGGTAAGCAGCTCTACCGCCGATATCCTTCGCTGAAGGAGAAGATGCATGGCGTCGTCATTGCATTTTTTAAGAAGGCTATGGAGCCCACCAACAAGCTGGTCAGGGACTTGGTATCCATGGAGTCATGCTACGTCAACACTGGCCATCCTGATTTCTTGAATGGTCACCGA GCGATGGCGATGGTAAACGAACGGTACAACCCCAAGCCTGTTCAGGTCGATCCCAAGACAGGCAAGCCTCTTGCCGGGACTCCCCGAGCCGCGAGCCCGACTGTTCCAGATGGAGAAAATTCTGGCAATTCGGGTTTCTTTGGCAGCTTCTTCGcagccaagaacaagaagaaggctgccgCCATGGAAGCCCCTCCCCCTACTCTAAAGGCTTCCGGTACCCTGTCAGAGCGCGAGAACATCGAAGTCGAAGTTATCA AGCTGCTCATTTCTTCTTACTACAACATTGTCAAGCGTACCATGATCGACATGGTTCCCAAGGCCGTCATGCTGAACCTTGTGCA ATTTACCAAGGATGAGATGCAACGAGAGCTGCTGGAGAACATGTACCGAACCGACACATTAGACGATCTTCTCAAGGAGAGTGATTTCACCATCCGAAGAAGAAAGGAGTGCCAGCAAATGGTTGAATCTCTTTCCAAGGCTAGTGAGATTGTCAGCCAAGTACAGTGA
- a CDS encoding hypothetical protein (TransMembrane:2 (i123-144o156-176i)) has product MTSRPPLIGIKVLEFAGLAPGPYAGMLLADAGASVLRIDRASSGASRPTEDVLARHKASISVDLKSERGIALIKRLATTSDVLIDPFRPGVLEKLGLGPDVLCNLNKRLIYSRMTGFRRDGKYALMAGHDINYLAVSGTLSMLGRDGEKPHPPMNILADFAGGGAILFQGILMAVISRQSSGCGQVVEANMVDGSSHLATFPRMGLKTQIGNRGRGKNLLDGGAPFYDTYVTSDGKYMAVGALEPQFFAALLKGLGLANQGWEEDQQDRTRWPELRKLMTDTFHSKNRAEWEAMFDGTDACCTPVLEYSELETDHDREGDQRPAVTLRETPCLAVKEGVGHVDPVRFGQGPGVPGNGYEANLLKPGAGGEEVLRRWMGWENGREYVLHLGGLVLKETSKL; this is encoded by the exons ATGACAAGTCGTCCTCCTTTAATTGGCATCAAGGTGCTGGAATTTGCTGGTCTTGCTCCTG GCCCTTATGCTGGTATGCTTCTGGCCGATGCAGGCGCCTCAGTCCTTCGCATTGACCGCGCATCGTCCGGTGCATCGCGTCCGACAGAGGACGTGTTGGCCAGACACAAGGCGTCCATCTCCGTGGACCTCAAGTCAGAGCGTGGCATAGCTCTAATAAAGCGCCTAGCCACAACCTCAGATGTTCTCATCGATCCATTTCGTCCTGGTgttcttgagaagcttggtcTGGGCCCAGACGTGCTTTGCAACCTCAACAAGAGACTCATCTATAGTAGAATGACTGGCTTCCGTCGCGATGGAAAGTATGCACTCATGGCAGGCCATGATATAAACTATCTCGCTGTTTCGGGAACACTTAGCATGCTTGGGAGAGACGGAGAGAAACCGCATCCACCGATGAATATCCTTGCAGACTTTGCTGGTGGGGGAGCCATACTATTCCAAGGAATCTTGATGGCTGTCATATCAAGACAGTCATCTGGATGCGGACAAGTTGTCGAGGCAAACATGGTAGACGGTAGCTCACATCTAGCAACCTTTCCTCGGATGGGACTCAAGACACAGATAGGGAACAGAGGCCGAGGGAAGAATCTCCTCGACGGGGGTGCCCCCTTTTACGATACATATGTAACATCGGACGGGAAGTACATGGCCGTCGGTGCTCTTGAGCCACAATTCTTCGCGGCGCTACTCAAGGGTCTTGGACTTGCGAACCAAGGGTGGGAAGAAGACCAACAGGATAGAACGCGCTGGCCGGAACTGCGCAAGTTAATGACCGACACGTTCCACAGTAAAAACCGTGCCGAGTGGGAGGCCATGTTTGACGGTACAGATGCGTGTTGTACTCCTGTACTGGAGTACAGTGAACTTGAGACGGATCATGATCGGGAGGGTGATCAACGGCCGGCAGTGACATTGCGAGAGACGCCGTGCTTAGCTGTGAAGGAGGGTGTTGGGCATGTCGACCCGGTTCGATTTGGACAAGGACCTGGTGTACCCGGAAATGGATACGAAGCAAATTTGTTGAAGCCAGGAGCgggaggagaagaagtgCTGAGGCGATGGATGGGGTGGGAGAACGGAAGGGAGTATGTGTTGCATCTAGGGGGTCTAGTGCTGAAAGAGACGTCTAAGTTATGA
- the GDH2 gene encoding NAD-dependent glutamate dehydrogenase (BUSCO:23483at5125), with amino-acid sequence MQLNTMSHLPQEPEFEQAYGELASALENSSLFNEHPEYRTALAVAAIPERVIQFRIVWEDDKGNLQVNRGYRVQFNSALGPYKGGLRFHPSVNLSILKFLGFEQIFKNALTGLNMGGGKGGADFDPKGKSDAEIRRFCQAFMTELSKHIGAETDVPAGDIGVGGREIGYLFGAYRKLRNRWEGVLTGKGLSWGGSLIRPEATGYGLVYYVDYMLKHANRGSFEGKRVALSGSGNVAQYAALKIIELGGSVVSLSDSKGALVAKEGSSFTPEQIHNIAALKIKHQSLTAFEHQDKFTWIEGARPWVHVGKVDIALPSATQNEVNKEEAQALLEAGAFIVAEGSNMGCTADAIDVFEAHRKEKGAQALWYAPGKASNCGGVAVSGLEMAQNSQRIQWSEKEVDDRLKAIMKDAFVAGLETAQKYVEAKEGELPSLVAGSNIAGFIKVAEAMHNQGDWY; translated from the exons ATGCAGCTGAACACTATGTCTCACCTTCCTCAAGAGCCCGAGTTCGAGCAGGCTTACGGCG AGCTCGCCTCTGCCCTCGAGAACAGCTCCCTCTTCAACGAGCACCCCGAGTACCGCACTGCTCTCGCTGTTGCCGCCATTCCTGAGCGTGTCATCCAGTTCCGCATCGTCTGGGAAGACGACAAGGGCAACCTCCAGGTCAACCGTGGTTACCGCGTCCAATTCAACTCTGCTCTCGGTCCCTACAAGGGCGGTCTCCGATTTCACCCCAGCGTCAACCTGTCCATCCTCAAGTTCCTTGGTTTCGAGCAGATCTTCAAGAATGCCCTGACTGGCC TTAACATGGGTGGTGGCAAGGGTGGTGCCGACTTCGACCCCAAGGGCAAGTCCGATGCTGAGATCCGACGATTTTGCCAGGCTTTCATGACTGAGCTGTCCAAGCACATTGGTGCCGAGACTGATGTTCCTGCTGGTGATATTGGTGTTGGTGGCCGTGAGATCGGCTACCTCTTTGGCGCTTACCGCAAGCTTCGCAACCGGTGGGAGGGTGTCCTTACCGGTAAGGGTCTCTCTTGGGGTGGCAGCTTGATCCGACCTGAGGCCACTGGTTACGGTCTTGTCTACTACGTCGACTACATGCTCAAGCACGCCAACCGCGGCAGCTTCGAGGGCAAGCGTGTTGCTCTCTCTGGTTCTGGCAACGTTGCCCAGTACGCTGCTCTCAAGATCATCGAGCTTGGTGGTTCCGTCGTCTCTCTATCTGACTCCAAGGGAGCTCTCGTCGCCAAGGAGGGTTCTTCTTTCACTCCTGAGCAGATCCACAACATTGCTGCTCTCAAGATTAAGCACCAGTCCCTGACTGCTTTCGAGCACCAGGACAAGTTCACCTGGATCGAGGGTGCCCGCCCTTGGGTCCACGTTGGCAAGGTTGATATTGCTCTCCCCAGCGCTACTCAGAACGAGGtcaacaaggaggaggcTCAGGCTCTCCTGGAGGCTGGTGCCTTCATCGTTGCCGAGGGTTCCAACATGGGCTGCACTGCCGATGCCATTGACGTCTTTGAGGCTCACCGTAAGGAGAAGGGTGCCCAGGCTCTTTGGTACGCTCCCGGAAAGGCCTCCAACTGTGGCGGTGTCGCCGTTTCTGGTCTTGAGATGGCCCAGAACAGTCAGCGTATCCAGTGGTCCGAGAAGGAGGTCGATGACCGCCTCAAGGCCATCATGAAGGACGCATTCGTCGCCGGTCTTGAGACCGCTCAGAAGTATGTCGAAGCCAAGGAGGGCGAGCTTCCCAGCTTGGTCGCCGGTAGCAACATTGCTGGCTTCATCAAGGTTGCCGAGGCCATGCACAACCAGGGTGACTGGTACTAA
- the POL3 gene encoding DNA-directed DNA polymerase delta (BUSCO:2074at5125): MASAIASHKRVLSENNARQNITSSPASTKKRKVDAVPSSPAAARVPGSQNDHRSKMASSQPKSAFESEVLEKLSQDLSDRKRNNTEKDQAWDRPPVVDFIPERDSLCFQAIEAEEGTLHGGRATVKLFGVNEAGNSVMLHVTDFKHYLYVPAPVNFQPQDCAAFKAYLETQVAQHQPSIHSVAFAMRENIYGFQGNQSKPYLKVTVTDPKFINKVRTTIQTGNANWKGMWRNDGEVQTFDNLQYLLRFMVDCKVRGMSWVEASAKTYKLVNDHIRQSNCQIEAEVSYLDLIAHEPVGEWSKMAPLRILSFDIECAGRKGIFPEANHDPVIQIANIVTKYGEKKPFVRNVFCLQETSSIVATQIIAYEKEEKMLSDWQKFLIRTDPDIITGYNISNFDFPYLLDRAKHLKVAGFEYWTRIPSMQSRAKETNFSSKQMGNRDTKATNTNGRLQLDLLQLVQRDHQLRSYTLNSVCANFLGEQKEDVHHTMITELFNGTPESRRRLALYCLKDAYLPQRLMDKLSCLENYTEMARVTGVPFNFLLSRGQQVKFISQLFRKALEQKLVIPNLKSEASDEQYEGATVIEPTRGYYDVPIATLDFASLYPSIMQAHNLCYTTLVSKKAIEAFNLQKDEDYIVTPNGDTFVTVKQRKGLLAQILEELLAARKQAKRELAVETDPFKKAVLNGRQLALKISANSVYGLTGATTGKLPCLEIASSTTSFGRKMIEKTKEEVENRYNIANGYSHDAQVIYGDTDSVMIKFGTKDLQEAMRLGEEASKYVSEKFVKPIKLEFEKVYFPYLLINKKRYAGLYWTKPEKYDKMDTKGIETVRRDNCLLVQTVIEKVLRMILIDQDVPGAQEYVKETIADLLQNKVDMSKLVITKALTKDDYAAKQAHVELAQRMKKRDAGSAPGLGDRVAYVMIRGPAGAKNFEKSEDPIYVLEHNVPIDTRYYLDNQLAKPLGRIFEPILGETKARSLLTGDHTRVISVAAPTVGGLMKFAKKTQTCMGCKKPLTGKEESEGAVCSNCAPRVGELYKKTLDRVSDLEVRFGRLWTQCQRCQGSMHCEVICSSKDCPIFYMRMKAKKDLEDAGRELTRFDADQAAMW; this comes from the exons ATGGCAAGCGCAATTGCTTCTCATAAGCGAGTCCTGAGCGAGAACAACGCTCGTCAGAATATCACATCCTCTCCAGCTTCAACGAAAAAACGCAAGGTCGACGCAGTCCCCTCGTCCCCCGCCGCCGCTCGGGTCCCCGGATCTCAGAATGACCACCGATCCAAGATGGCGTCCAGTCAACCAAAGAGCGCTTTCGAATCAGAAGTCCTTGAAAAACTCAGCCAGGACTTATCGGATAGGAAACGAAACAATACCGAAAAAGATCAAGCATGGGATCGACCACCCGTAGTGGACTTCATCCCAGAGCGTGACAGTCTATGCTTCCAGGCTAtcgaggctgaggagggCACATTACACGGCGGAAGGGCCACTGTCAAACTGTTTGGCGTGAACGAGGCAGGGAATTCGGTCATGCTGCATGTCACCGACTTCAAGCATTATCTCTACGTCCCTGCTCCAGTAAACTTCCAGCCTCAGGATTGCGCAGCTTTCAAAGCCTACCTGGAGACACAGGTTGCCCAGCACCAACCCTCGATTCACTCCGTTGCTTTCGCAATGAGAGAAAACATTTACGGATTCCAGGGCAACCAGTCTAAACCATACCTAAAAGTCACCGTCACCGACCCCAAGTTCATAAACAAAGTCCGAACGACTATCCAAACCGGTAATGCGAATTGGAAGGGGATGTGGAGGAATGATGGTGAAGTTCAAACTTTTGACAACCTGCAATATTTGCTGCGATTTATGGTTGACTGCAAG GTCCGAGGAATGTCATGGGTCGAAGCCTCAGCAAAGACGTATAAGCTTGTCAACGACCACATCCGCCAGTCGAACTGTCAGATTGAAGCCGAAGTTAGCTATCTTGATCTCATCGCACACGAGCCGGTCGGCGAATGGTCGAAAATGGCTCCTTTGCGTATTCTATCCTTTGATATCGAATGTGCTGGTCGCAAGGGTATCTTTCCAGAGGCAAACCACGACCCCGTTATTCAGATCGCCAACATTGTCACCAAATATGGAGAGAAGAAGCCCTTTGTCCGAAACGTGTTTTGTTTGCAAGAGACAAGTTCTATTGTAGCGACTCAGATTATTGCATATGAAAAAGAGGAGAAGATGCTTAGCGACTGGCAAAAGTTTCTGATCAGAACAGACCCCGATATCATTACGGGCTACAACATTTCAAACTTTGATTTCCCGTACCTGTTGGATCGAGCCAAACATCTCAAGGTAGCTGGTTTTGAATACTGGACTCGAATTCCCAGCATGCAATCCAGAGCCAAGGAGACCAACTTTTCCAGCAAGCAGATGGGTAATCGAGACACCAAagccaccaacaccaacggcAGGTTGCAGTTGGATCTCCTTCAGCTAGTTCAGCGCGATCATCAACTTCGAAGTTACACTCTGAACTCTGTGTGTGCCAATTTCTTGGGCGAGCAGAAGGAAGATGTGCATCATACCATGATTACCGAACTTTTCAACGGTACACCTGAGTCCCGAAGACGTCTTGCGCTATACTGCTTGAAGGATGCATATCTTCCGCAGAGACTGATGGACAAACTTTCGTGCTTAGAAAACTACACTGAGATGGCAAGAGTCACAGGCGTGCCCTTTAACTTCTTGCTGTCTCGAGGTCAGCAAGTCAAGTTTATCAGTCAGCTGTTTCGAAAAGCACTGGAACAGAAACTCGTTATCCCCAACCTCAAGTCTGAAGCTTCCGATGAGCAGTACGAGGGTGCTACAGTCATTGAGCCCACCCGAGGTTACTACGATGTTCCAATTGCCACTCTGGATTTCGCATCTCTGTACCCGAGTATCATGCAAGCTCATAACCTTTGCTACACCACGTTGGTCAGCAAGAAAGCAATCGAAGCTTTCAATCTCCAGAAAGACGAGGATTACATTGTCACCCCAAACGGCGATACTTTTGTGACGGTCAAGCAACGCAAGGGTTTACTAGCGCAGATTCTCGAGGAATTGCTTGCTGCGCGTAAACAGGCCAAGCGTGAACTGGCCGTTGAGACAGACCCCTTCAAGAAGGCTGTGTTGAACGGTCGACAGCTGGCTTTGAAGATCAGCGCAAACAGTGTCTACGGTTTGACGGGCGCAACGACAGGAAAGCTTCCTTGTCTTGAAATTGCCAGTAGTACAACGAGTTTTGGCCGAAAAATGATTGAGAAGACCAAGGAAGAAGTGGAAAATCGCTACAACATCGCCAACGGATACTCACACGACGCCCAAGTCATCTATGGTGACACTGATTCGGTCATGATCAAGTTTGGTACCAAAGACCTCCAGGAGGCCATGAGGCTCGGAGAAGAAGCATCAAAATACGTGTCGGAAAAGTTTGTGAAGCCAATCAAGCTTGAGTTCGAAAAGGTATATTTCCCATACCTACTCATCAACAAAAAGCGATACGCAGGTCTATACTGGACCAAGCCAGAGAAGTACGACAAGATGGACACCAAGGGTATCGAGACGGTGCGTCGTGACAACTGTCTCTTGGTGCAGACCGTGATTGAAAAGGTCCTACGAATGATTCTAATCGATCAAGATGTTCCAGGTGCCCAAGA GTACGTCAAAGAGACGATTGCAGATCTACTGCAAAATAAGGTCGACATGTCGAAATTGGTCATCACAAAAGCCCTTACAAAAGACGATTATGCCGCAAAGCAAGCCCACGTCGAGCTGGCGCAACGGATGAAGAAGCGAGATGCAGGCTCGGCGCCGGGACTCGGCGACCGAGTGGCCTACGTCATGATCCGAGGTCCTGCCGGCGCCAAAAACTTCGAGAAGTCGGAGGACCCCATCTACGTGCTTGAGCACAACGTGCCGATAGATACGCGCTACTACCTAGACAACCAGCTAGCCAAGCCACTTGGGCGTATTTTCGAACCAATTCTTGGGGAGACTAAGGCGCGATCTCTACTTACAGGCGACCACACTCGTGTCATTTCGGTAGCGGCTCCTACAGTTGGAGGTCTCATGAAATTCGCCAAGAAGACGCAGACATGCATGGGTTGCAAGAAGCCTCTGACAGGAAAAGAGGAGTCTGAGGGAGCGGTATGCTCCAATTGCGCACCTCGAGTCGGAGAGCTTTACAAGAAGACGCTTGATCGCGTTTCAGACCTTGAGGTGCGCTTCGGACGACTGTGGACCCAGTGTCAACGCTGCCAGGGTAGCATGCACTGCGAGGTTATCTGCAGTAGTAAAGATTGCCCCATCTTCTATATGCGCATGAAAGCTAAGAAGGATCTCGAGGACGCCGGTCGCGAACTCACTCGCTTTGATGCTGATCAGGCGGCCATGTGGTGA
- a CDS encoding hypothetical protein (MEROPS:MER0004528~TransMembrane:7 (i210-232o329-351i363-382o394-413i425-441o447-464i513-535o)~BUSCO:16422at5125): MASHDYYNAGNQQPPYGAPQHSSPYYQNHDTPSPQPTPAPPYEQNSYNPNYAPDSSIYPADSTTHIVPTKQTPYSPNDIQYHPSAAYGSPSGQPNQPGQTGQSPFDTVFDDHVYPANANAGPTPGSSTADIGQQGFYQDTSYHGGATDAAGRPYGQEDIPLQDRTPKNDDVEMNDHVYDAPGRPKKKSKKGKVRLGELGMIGSDKKRIPWIVYLFSVIQVAVFIAEIARMGILTGTPIAIKPQFNVFIGPSPGLLINMGARYAPCMRNVKGIQSVDKNKDGAIIPGLLCPNATTSDSFCPLHVVCGFGGDVPDPKFNGDINQSPEPNQWYRFITSIFMHAGLIHIVFNLLLQLTIAKEMEMAIGPVRFLLVYMSAGIFGNIMGGNYAPPGQPSVGASGALFGIIALVLLDLLYSWKDRRNPVKDLLFIILDMVIAFVLGLLPGLDNFVHIGGFLMGLSLGVCVLHSPNSLRRRMGEGLSYAAVSPQTGETPPHFFKNPVGFFKGRKPLWWAWWLVRAAFLVMIIVVFIVLLNNFYKYHDTCEWCKYLNCLPINDWCEWGSFENLKPA; this comes from the exons ATGGCTTCTCACGATTATTACAACGCCGGCAACCAACAGCCCCCCTACGGAGCTCCTCAACACTCATCGCCTTACTACCAAAATCACGATACTCCTTCGCCGCAGCCAACACCAGCGCCGCCCTACGAGCAAAATTCTTACAACCCAAACTACGCTCCCGACAGCTCCATCTACCCTGCCGACTCTACCACACACATTGTTCCGACCAAGCAGACACCATACTCACCTAACGATATACAGTATCATCCATCGGCGGCTTATGGTAGTCCCTCTGGTCAGCCCAACCAGCCTGGTCAAACTGGTCAGTCTCCTTTCGACACCGTCTTTGACGATCATGTATACCCAGCGAACGCGAACGCGGGCCCGACTCCCGGCTCCAGTACAGCTGACATTGGGCAACAAGGCTTCTATCAGGATACGAGCTATCACGGTGGAGCTACAGATGCAGCTGGGCGGCCTTACGGCCAAGAGGATATTCCTCTTCAAGACCGGACTCCAAAGAATGATGACGTTGAAATGAATGATCACGTCTACGATGCCCCTGGAagacccaagaagaagagcaagaagggcaaggtcCGCCTCGGTGAACTTGGTATGATAGGATCCGACAAGAAGAGAATCCCCTGGATTGTTTATCTTTTTTCTGTCATCCAAGTTGCCGTTTTCATTGCAGAAATCGCACGAATGG GTATATTGACAGGAACTCCAATTGCGATCAAGCCTCAGTTCAACGTCTTTATCGGCCCATCTCCAGGTTTACTCATCAACATGGGCGCTCGATACGCACCTTGTATGCGTAACGTCAAGGGTATACAGAGTGTTGACAAGAACAAAGATGGTGCTATCATTCCTGGCCTTCTATGCCCGAACGCTACCACGTCCGACAGTTTTTGTCCTCTTCATGTTGTGTGTGGTTTCGGTGGCGATGTCCCCGATCCTAAATTCAACGGCGATATTAACCAGAGCCCCGAGCCTAACCAATGGTACCGATTTATTACCTCGATCTTTATGCACGCCGGTCTTATTCATATCgtcttcaacctccttcTGCAGCTCACGATTGCGAAAGAGATGGAAATGGCTATCGGACCGGTACGATTTTTACTTGTCTATATGAGTGCTGGAATCTTTGGCAACATCATGGGTGGAAATTACGCGCCTCCAGGGCAGCCATCGGTTGGTGCTTCCGGTGCTCTTTTTGGTATTATTGCTCTAGTTCTCCTCGATCTTCTCTACTCTTGGAAGGATAGACGCAACCCAGTCAAGGACCTCCTGTTTATCATTCTCGACATGGTGATCGCTTTTGTGCTCGGACTTTTGCCCGGTCTGGACAACTTCGTTCATATTGGCGGTTTTCTGATGGGACTCTCCCTCGGTGTTTGCGTTTTGCACTCACCTAACTCGCTGCGACGACGAATGGGCGAGGGGCTGTCTTATGCAGCTGTATCTCCCCAGACGGGCGAGACGCCCCCTCACTTCTTCAAGAACCCTGTCGGTTTCTTCAAAGGACGAAAGCCACTCTGGTGGGCTTGGTGGCTCGTTCGAGCAGCCTTCCTCGTCATGATCATTGTTGTTTTCATCGTTCTTCTCAATAATTTCTACAAGTACCACGACACCTGCGAATGGTGCAAGTACTTGAACTGCCTT CCTATTAATGACTGGTGTGAGTGGGGATCTTTCGAGAATCTCAAGCCCGCCTAA
- a CDS encoding hypothetical protein (TransMembrane:1 (o18-36i)~BUSCO:51726at5125), whose protein sequence is MSQDQVQTEPPLPPRNAFIHNSAMAGAVILPLAMLLPPRKIDLRFFVLAGAWSMATNQLAYEYTGSSIYARFGNRMGSMMGTELPEGAQRTQKLLREHREREAARRAKEGHHIEEEKTGVVAKTLNDVWMGGEEKDWKEKRVKEHQQKIEEGKGIGDIIIDQVADVWYGNWGKGIKKPDNENSTEKK, encoded by the coding sequence ATGTCACAAGATCAAGTTCAAACGGAACCGCCCTTGCCTCCCCGCAATGCCTTCATCCACAACTCTGCCATGGCTGGTGCCGTCATTCTACCCCTTGCGATGCTCCTGCCACCACGAAAAATAGATCTAAGGTTTTTCGTCCTCGCTGGAGCCTGGTCCATGGCCACAAACCAGCTCGCCTACGAATACACGGGGTCGTCAATCTATGCGCGCTTCGGCAATCGCATGGGCTCCATGATGGGCACCGAGCTCCCCGAAGGTGCTCAGCGCACACAAAAACTACTAAGAGAGCATCGCGAGAGAGAAGCGGCACGAAGAGCCAAGGAGGGACATCATatcgaagaagagaagacgGGTGTGGTGGCCAAGACGCTCAACGACGTGTGGATGGGGGGCGAAGAGAAGGACTGGAAAGAGAAGCGTGTCAAGGAGCATCAACAAAAAATCGAAGAGGGCAAGGGGATTGGTGATATCATTATTGACCAGGTTGCCGATGTCTGGTATGGTAACTGGGGAAAGGGTATCAAGAAGCCGGACAACGAAAACTCGACCGAGAAGAAGTAA